A genomic segment from Bradysia coprophila strain Holo2 chromosome III, BU_Bcop_v1, whole genome shotgun sequence encodes:
- the LOC119079966 gene encoding phospholipase A1-like, with product MNLSQLVVIGHSLGAHISGTIGRYIYANTNQKVDQIIALDPAMPLFSTFVTETDDCIHKSDAGWVTVIHTSPLGIRKRLGHIDLYPNGGWFQAGCEGGFVERIACSHSIANNILLDLIPG from the exons ATGAACTTGAGTCAATTGGTGGTAATCGGACACTCTTTAGGTGCTCATATCAGTGGGACGATTGGTCGATATATCTACGCTAATACGAACCAAAAGGTTGACCAAATTATAG CCCTCGATCCAGCTATGCCGTTATTTTCAACGTTCGTCACAGAGACTGATGACTGTATTCACAAATCAGATGCTGGATGGGTCACGGTGATCCATACAAGCCCTTTGGGTATTAGAAAACGATTAGGTCATATCGACCTATATCCCAACGGAGGATGGTTCCAAGCAGGCTGTGAGGGAG GCTTCGTGGAACGAATTGCTTGCTCTCATTCAATAGCAAATAACATTCTCTTGGACCTTATTCCTGGTTAG